One window of Panthera tigris isolate Pti1 chromosome C2, P.tigris_Pti1_mat1.1, whole genome shotgun sequence genomic DNA carries:
- the LOC102968042 gene encoding olfactory receptor 5K1-like, with amino-acid sequence MIEDNHSLTTEFILIGFTDHPELKSLLFVVFLTIYLITMVGNLGLVALIFTECHLHTPMYIFLGNLALMDSCCSCAITPKMLENFFSKDRMISLYECMAQFYFLCLAETTDCFLLAAMAYDRYVAICSPLQYHTMMSKKLCIQMTTGAYIAGNLHSLIHIGFLFRLTFCGSHQINHFFCDVLPLYRLSCVDPSINELMIFIFSGSIQVFSIIIVIISYLCILFTIFKMKSKEGRGKALSTCASHFLSVSIFYGSLLFVYIRPNSVKEEDKDIPVAIFYTLVIPLLNPFIYSLRNKEVLNVMKKIMKKVL; translated from the coding sequence ATGATTGAGGATAACCACTCCTTGACAACTGAGTTTATCCTCATAGGATTTACAGATCACCCAGAATTGAAGAGCCTACTCTTTGTGGTGTTTCTTACTATCTATCTGATCACTATGGTGGGGAATCTTGGCCTGGTGGCATTGATTTTTACAGAGTGTCATCTTCACACACCAATGTACATCTTTCTGGGCAACCTAGCTCTAATGGATTCCTGTTGTTCTTGTGCCATTACCCCAAAGATGTTAGAGAACTTCTTTTCTAAGGACAGAATGATTTCCCTTTATGAATGCAtggcacaattttattttctctgccttgctGAAACTACAGACTGCTTTCTTTTGGCAGCAATGGCCTACgaccgctatgtggccatttGCAGCCCACTACAGTATCACACCATGATGTCAAAGAAACTCTGCATTCAGATGACCACAGGGGCCTACATAGCTGGAAACTTGCATTCTTTGATTCATATAGGGTTTCTCTTTAGGTTAACTTTCTGTGGGTCTCATCAAATTAATCACTTTTTTTGTGATGTTCTTCCATTATACAGACTGTCTTGTGTTGACCCTTCTATCAATGAATTgatgatatttatcttttcagGGTCAATTCAAGTCTTCTCTATTATCATAGTTATAATCTCTTATCTCTGCATCCTCTTCACGATTTTCAAAATGAAGTCCAAAGAAGGAAGAGGCAAAGCTTTATCTACTTGTGcatcccactttctctctgtctcaatattCTATGGTTCTCTTCTTTTTGTGTACATTCGACCAAATTCAGTTAAAGAAGAGGATAAAGATATACCTGTTGCTATTTTTTATACTCTAGTAATTCCTTTATTAAACCCCTTTATCTATAGTCTAAGAAATAAGGAAGTAttaaatgttatgaaaaaaattatgaagaaagttttataa
- the LOC102950545 gene encoding olfactory receptor 5K1 has product MAEENHTMKSEFILTGFTDHPELKTLLFLVFLVIYLITMVGNLGLVILISKEPHLHMPMYIFLGNLALVDSCCACAITPKMLGNFFSENRMISLYECMAQFYFLCTVETADCFLLAAMAYDRYVAICSPLQYHTMMSKKLCIQMTTGAFIAGKLHSMIHVGLLFRLAFCGSNHINHFYCDILPLYRLSCIDPYVNELVLFIFSGSIQVFTISSVLISYLYILFTIFKMKSKEGRTKAFSTCASHFLSVSLFYGSLFFMYIRPNLLEEGDKDTPAAILFTIVVPLLNPFIYSLRNKEVITVLRKIMKKKKSHENWKQMTSTVA; this is encoded by the coding sequence ATGGCTGAAGAAAATCATACCATGAAAAGTGAGTTTATCCTGACAGGATTTACAGATCACCCAGAATTGAAGACGCTTCTTTTCTTGGTGTTCCTTGTCATCTATCTGATCACCATGGTAGGGAACCTTGGCCTGGTGATATTGATTTCAAAAGAGCCTCATCTTCACATGCCAATGTACATCTTTCTGGGCAACCTCGCTCTTGTGGATTCTTGCTGTGCCTGTGCCATTACTCCTAAGATGTTAGGGAACTTCTTTTCTGAGAACAGAATGATTTCTCTCTATGAATGCAtggcacaattttattttctttgcaccGTTGAAACTGCAGACTGCTTTCTTCTGGCAGcaatggcctatgaccgctatgtggccataTGTAGCCCACTACAGTACCACACCATGATGTCAAAGAAACTCTGCATTCAGATGACCACAGGAGCCTTCATAGCTGGAAAACTACATTCCATGATTCATGTAGGGCTTCTATTTAGGTTAGCTTTCTGTGGATCTAATCACATCAACCACTTTTACTGTGATATTCTTCCTTTATACAGACTCTCCTGCATTGACCCTTATGTCAATGAACTGGTACTATTTATCTTTTCAGGGTCAATTCAAGTCTTCACCATAAGCAGTGTCTTAATATCTTACCTGTACATTCTCTttactattttcaaaatgaaatccaAAGAAGGAAGGACCAAAGCCTTTTCTACTTGTGCATCCCACTTTTTGTCTGTTTCGTTATTCTATGGATCTCTTTTTTTCATGTACATTAGACCAAATTTGCTCGAAGAGGGGGATAAAGATACACCAGCTGCTATTCTGTTTACAATTGTAGTTCCCTTActaaatccttttatttatagCCTGAGGAATAAGGAAGTAATAACTGTCCtgagaaaaattatgaagaaaaaaaaatctcatgaaaattggaaacaaatgaCATCTACTGTAGCTTAG